One Gavia stellata isolate bGavSte3 chromosome 34, bGavSte3.hap2, whole genome shotgun sequence DNA window includes the following coding sequences:
- the LOC132320269 gene encoding olfactory receptor 5AP2-like, which yields MFKTLLFVLLLIIYTATVFGNILIVVLVMADQHLYTPMYFFLGNLSCLESCYSSTILPWLLASFLTGDKTISAPGCMAQFHFFSSFAGTECYLLAAMSYDRYLAIGQPLLYASLMTWRVSLQLAAGSWLGGLLLFAALTFLLSQLQFCGPKAIDHFFCDFSPLLELSCSDTRVLTQVALTFGFSHVVFPFLFTLASYVCITAAILRIPSLTGRQKAFSTCFSHLTVVTVFYGTLITVYMLPRTAPLRQLNKAFSFFYTILTPLVNPLIYSLRNREVREALWKVLRKAKACSW from the exons atgttcaag ACACTGCTCTTCGTCCTCTTGCTCATCATCTACACTGCGACTGTCTTTGGGAACATCCTCATCGTTGTGCTGGTGATGGCAGATCAGCACCTGtacacccccatgtacttcttcctgggCAATCTCTCCTGCTTGGAGAGCTGCTACAGCTCCACcatcctgccctggctgctggccaGCTTCCTGACTGGGGACAAGACCATCTCTGCTCCCGGCTGCATGGCTCAGTTCCACTTCTTTTCTAGTTTTGCTGGTACTGAGTGTTACCTGCTGGCGGCCATGTCCTATGATCGGTACTTGGCCATAGGCCAGCCTCTGCTCTACGCAAGCCTCATGACCTGGAGGGTGAGTctccagttggcagctgggtCGTGGCTGGGGGGACTGCTGCTATTTGCAGCACTCACCTTCCTCTTATCTCAGTTGCAGTTCTGTGGCCCCAAGGCAATTGACCacttcttctgtgattttagtCCATTGCTGGAGCTCTCCTGCAGTGACACCAGGGTGCTTACACAGGTCGCTTTAACCTTTGGCTTCTCGCATGTGGTATTCCCTTTTCTGTTCACGCTGGCCTCCTACGTGTGCATCACAGCTGCCATCCTGAGAATCCCGTCCCTCACAGGCAGGCAAAAAGCGTTCTCCACTTGCTTCTCTCACCTTACTGTCGTCACTGTCTTCTATGGCACTCTCATCACTGTCTACATGCTGCCCAGAACAGCCCCCCTGAGGCAGCTCAACAAagccttctcctttttctacaccATCCTCACGCCCCTGGtcaaccccctcatctacagcttGAGGAACAGGGAGGTTAGGGAGGCCCTCTGGAAGGTGctcaggaaagccaaggcctgCTCCTGGTAG
- the LOC132320270 gene encoding olfactory receptor 14A16-like, whose protein sequence is MSNSSSMTEFLLLAFADTRELQLLHFWLFLGIYLAALLGNGLIITAIAWDHHLHTPMYFFLLNLSLLDLGCISTTMPKAMANSLWDTRAISYGGCAAQVFLFLFLISSEYFLLTVMAYDRYVAICKPLHYGTLLGSKACVHMAAAAWGSGFLYALLHTANTFSPPFCQGNAVDQFFCELPQILKLFCSESYLREVVLLILSSFLAFGCFVFIVLSYVQIFRAVLKIPSEQGWHKVFSTCLPHLAVVSLFVSTGIFAYVKPPSISSPSLDLVLAVLYSVVPPAVNPLIYSMRNKEIIEALWKVFEYAQLQINKVPIIPLGLPLYLRKSQD, encoded by the coding sequence atgtccaacagcagctccatgaccgagttcctcctcctggcatttgcagacacacgggagctgcagctcttgcacttctggctcttcctgggcatctacctggctgccctcctgggcaatggcctcatcatcactgCCATAGCCTGggaccaccacctccacacccccatgtacttcttcctcctcaacctctccctcctcgacctgggctGCATCTCAACCACCAtgcccaaagccatggccaattccctgtgggacaccagggccatctcctatggGGGGTGTGCTGCAcaggtctttctgtttctctttttgatATCAtcagagtattttcttctcactgtcatggcctatgaccgctatgttgccatctgcaaacccctgcactacgggaccctcctgggcagcaaagcttgtgtccacatggcagcagctgcctggggcagtgggtttctctatGCTCTACTGCACActgccaatacattttcaccaccgttctgccaaggcaatgcagtggaccagttcttctgtgaacttccccagatcctcaagctcttcTGTTCAGAatcctacctcagggaagttgtgCTTCTTATATTAAgttcttttttagcttttggatgttttgttttcattgtgttgtcctatgtgcagatcttcagggccgTGCTGAAGATCCCTTCTGAGCAGGGATGGCACAAAGTCTTTTCCAcatgcctccctcacctggctgtggtctccctgtttgTCAGCACGGGCATCTTTGCCTATgtgaagcccccctccatctcctccccatccctggacctggtgctggcagttctgtactcggtggtgcctccagcagtgaaccccctcatctacagcatgaggaacaaGGAAATCATAGAAGCCCTGTGGAAAGTATTTGAATATGCTCAACTTCAGATTAATAAGGTGCCCATTATCCCACTAGGGCTCCCACTGTATCTCAGGAAAAGCCAGGACTAA